A genomic region of Solibacillus isronensis contains the following coding sequences:
- a CDS encoding 5'-3' exonuclease, whose protein sequence is MLQMNLFDELIRMNKDNTLKEKPFFNDWILVDGNNLINRTYYVTEKVDKRSPDGKLIPAVRLALNMVLEYQEKLNAQLVFFFDKGRGFRANLYPEYKANRDSKPTPPGLTEQMETLKEVLSHAQIPVFTDELLEADDLIASAANNLNGHKYILSNDKDLLQLVSSEVTVVARKGKEDVYYTPERFEEEWGLKPVQIVDVKALAGDSSDNIKGVAGIGEKGAKSLIEHFGTIEAIKKPFPKPLFRYEKYFDEVGVETAAFCKVLTTLKINEFIKVQRYHFSEYGLKSVCSSLGIYLNRF, encoded by the coding sequence ATGTTACAGATGAATTTATTTGACGAACTTATCCGCATGAACAAAGACAATACGTTAAAGGAGAAACCTTTTTTTAATGACTGGATTTTAGTAGACGGGAATAATTTAATTAACCGTACTTACTATGTGACAGAGAAAGTTGACAAGCGTTCACCAGACGGAAAGCTTATTCCAGCTGTACGTCTCGCTTTAAACATGGTGCTAGAATATCAAGAGAAGTTAAATGCTCAATTAGTGTTCTTCTTTGATAAAGGGCGCGGTTTCCGAGCGAATTTGTACCCCGAGTACAAAGCCAATCGAGATTCTAAACCTACACCACCCGGTTTAACAGAACAAATGGAAACTTTAAAAGAGGTTTTAAGTCATGCTCAAATTCCTGTATTTACGGATGAATTGTTAGAGGCCGATGATCTAATCGCGAGTGCCGCAAACAATTTAAACGGACATAAATACATTTTAAGTAACGATAAAGACCTTCTACAGCTAGTTAGCTCAGAAGTGACGGTTGTTGCACGTAAGGGAAAAGAGGATGTGTATTATACTCCTGAACGTTTTGAGGAAGAATGGGGCTTGAAGCCAGTTCAAATTGTTGATGTAAAGGCATTGGCTGGTGATAGCTCGGATAATATAAAAGGCGTTGCAGGAATCGGTGAAAAAGGTGCAAAATCGTTGATTGAACATTTTGGAACAATCGAAGCGATTAAAAAGCCTTTCCCTAAACCATTATTCAGATACGAAAAGTATTTTGATGAAGTGGGTGTGGAAACAGCTGCATTCTGCAAGGTTTTAACGACATTAAAGATAAATGAATTTATAAAGGTCCAACGATATCATTTTTCAGAGTACGGGCTTAAAAGCGTGTGCTCGTCGCTTGGCATTTATTTAAATCGTTTCTAA
- a CDS encoding DUF3916 domain-containing protein: MKKQRGLKRKIRNVILEIQKNAKMFPIEFYNDSYFNYYVPASSDLLDYSHKVRSHILQELIDNTIYLIQNKPSEYADTLITLIINPDEIRNSQIIIHKNLESYRDFYVRNSVWQRWKVAVPEHDIKKTLNINYPQNVSVVSIEEILLEEEDGREHEITNRFFVIGEIIPEVFSL, from the coding sequence ATGAAGAAGCAACGAGGCTTAAAAAGAAAAATTCGTAACGTAATCTTGGAAATTCAAAAAAACGCTAAGATGTTTCCAATCGAATTTTATAATGATTCTTATTTCAATTATTATGTGCCTGCTTCTAGTGATTTATTAGATTACTCACATAAAGTGCGTAGCCATATTTTACAAGAGCTGATTGATAATACAATTTATTTAATTCAAAACAAACCTTCCGAATATGCTGATACATTAATTACATTAATAATTAATCCTGATGAAATTAGAAATTCTCAAATTATTATTCATAAAAATCTAGAAAGTTATCGAGATTTTTATGTGAGAAATTCAGTGTGGCAACGTTGGAAAGTTGCTGTTCCAGAGCATGATATTAAAAAAACTCTGAATATCAATTACCCTCAAAATGTAAGTGTAGTAAGCATTGAAGAGATTTTACTTGAAGAAGAAGACGGGCGTGAACATGAAATAACAAATAGATTTTTTGTTATAGGTGAAATCATACCAGAAGTATTTTCTTTATAA
- a CDS encoding ThiF family adenylyltransferase, translated as MIILDKNQKLKFNQVTIGTGANGSFFVRNNLQTYNNFRERIQGLRYMIVDGDKIEQKNTRNQLFSSDEVGEYKVYSLADRYGEHYSLDVLASTEYVTELEHLDTLFGDDTEAFRILVGCVDNNRTRQLMHEYFMQAENLLYIDVGVEGVRVKEEFDKDIPFQQVTDLIADSGFSGQVVAGLKVKGEVVVPPVGLLYPDILEDHDSVFPTQSCAETINNPQRVETNRYAAEMTNVLINNLLHKGVLIQNEITFNSRDGVSAPTYVNSEMKRKLKELMNN; from the coding sequence ATGATTATTTTAGACAAAAACCAGAAATTAAAATTCAATCAAGTAACGATCGGAACCGGCGCCAATGGTTCGTTTTTTGTACGAAACAATTTGCAAACCTATAATAATTTCCGCGAACGAATCCAAGGCTTACGCTATATGATTGTGGACGGAGATAAAATAGAGCAGAAAAATACTCGTAATCAACTATTTTCTTCTGATGAAGTAGGCGAATACAAGGTTTATTCTCTAGCAGATCGCTATGGTGAACATTACAGTTTGGATGTTTTAGCATCTACCGAGTACGTTACCGAGCTTGAACATTTAGATACCCTTTTCGGTGATGATACAGAAGCATTTCGTATTTTAGTAGGATGTGTCGATAATAACCGTACACGCCAATTAATGCATGAGTATTTCATGCAAGCGGAGAACTTACTGTATATTGACGTGGGTGTTGAAGGTGTTCGGGTTAAAGAAGAATTTGACAAAGATATCCCATTCCAGCAAGTAACAGATTTAATTGCTGATAGTGGCTTTTCAGGACAGGTCGTAGCTGGATTAAAAGTTAAAGGGGAAGTAGTAGTGCCGCCCGTAGGCTTATTATATCCCGATATTTTAGAGGACCATGATTCAGTATTTCCTACGCAATCATGCGCGGAAACAATCAACAATCCTCAACGTGTCGAAACCAATCGCTACGCTGCAGAAATGACGAATGTTTTAATTAACAACCTGCTACATAAAGGTGTGCTAATTCAAAATGAAATTACTTTCAATTCACGTGACGGTGTATCCGCACCAACCTATGTGAATAGTGAAATGAAACGAAAATTAAAAGAGTTAATGAATAACTAA
- the dnaX gene encoding DNA polymerase III subunit gamma/tau, producing the protein MTTNTNLALYRKYRPSSFDNLVGQEHITTTLANSIKNNAVNHAYLFTGPRGTGKTSSALLFAKAINCNEPEGINPCGKCAACENPIDIHEMDAASNNGVDHIRELKETVSIMPLNGKYKVIILDEVHMLSTQAFNAFLKLLEEPPKHVVFILATTEVHKLPATVLSRCQRYDFSRITSATIVQRLQHILVQENRKMDEEALHLIAQVANGGLRDAVSLLDQALSMASNTDEVVTLDSVLALTGSVDVRIIGQLLIKIANKELESALELYNSTFNKGKEPKYFVEELLIYLRDILVFRKLQGKADLKKGHTDKNFAEVANAISNDAVFAYMKKLQQTVNDMKFHHDLSLLMEMTIIDMVTGADKSLQAQIDELRGLIGNGNISLTNVATTPVEPIETINEPIVTNEQSLPTNFAPVEPTHHELPAFELGNDAVKVEENSIPQQPFINESDVTESVDVEDPIGFIEQAIKLAENGTDWATELPIDNKESVEIERTSEPQSFNVAVESEKLPELNESSVVEPQSFKQAAIEPQGFDTLVEPQGFEQPPVVEPQGFDLGNANVEPQAFEQATVEPQGFEQPPVVEPQGFDLGTANVEPQSFTTIVEPQAFEQAPVVEQAPVQEHSISNVPTPLENRGIGVNLSDKETLALNTILTAKAGLLNEFEQIKPTFVAELQNKNLATKRIFNEFSVKAINDDCLVIVHENKIQVALINKLIHEKNIKEAFADVYKPLNYVALTQADWETVLAKYDEVTKL; encoded by the coding sequence ATGACGACAAATACAAACTTAGCACTTTACCGTAAATACCGCCCATCTTCATTTGATAATTTAGTAGGGCAAGAACATATTACTACAACATTAGCAAACTCGATTAAAAACAATGCTGTGAACCATGCTTACTTATTTACTGGCCCACGTGGTACAGGTAAAACGAGTTCGGCTTTATTATTTGCAAAGGCAATCAACTGTAATGAACCAGAAGGAATTAATCCATGTGGCAAATGTGCCGCTTGTGAAAATCCTATCGACATTCATGAAATGGATGCAGCAAGTAACAACGGTGTTGATCATATTCGTGAGCTAAAAGAAACCGTTAGTATTATGCCATTAAACGGTAAGTACAAAGTGATTATCTTGGATGAAGTCCATATGCTCTCAACTCAGGCTTTTAACGCATTTTTAAAGTTATTGGAAGAGCCACCAAAGCACGTAGTTTTCATTTTAGCTACAACCGAGGTGCACAAGTTACCTGCAACTGTATTGTCACGTTGCCAACGCTATGATTTCTCTCGTATTACGAGCGCGACGATTGTACAACGATTACAACATATCTTAGTACAGGAAAATCGTAAAATGGATGAAGAAGCGTTACACCTAATCGCACAAGTTGCCAATGGTGGCTTACGTGATGCTGTCAGCTTATTAGACCAGGCGTTAAGCATGGCCTCTAATACGGATGAAGTTGTAACACTTGATAGCGTCTTAGCTTTAACAGGTTCCGTTGACGTTCGAATTATCGGTCAACTCCTTATAAAAATTGCGAATAAAGAACTGGAATCAGCATTAGAGCTATATAATTCAACATTCAATAAAGGCAAAGAGCCAAAGTATTTTGTTGAGGAATTACTAATCTATTTACGTGATATTCTTGTATTCCGTAAATTACAAGGTAAGGCCGATCTAAAGAAAGGGCATACGGATAAAAACTTTGCAGAAGTTGCCAATGCGATTTCAAATGATGCAGTATTCGCATACATGAAAAAGCTACAGCAAACAGTGAATGATATGAAATTCCATCATGACCTGTCATTACTTATGGAAATGACAATCATTGATATGGTTACGGGTGCTGATAAATCACTACAAGCTCAAATCGACGAGCTGCGCGGTCTTATCGGTAACGGTAATATTTCATTAACAAACGTTGCAACTACACCTGTAGAGCCGATTGAAACGATTAACGAGCCTATCGTTACTAACGAGCAATCATTACCGACAAACTTTGCTCCGGTTGAACCAACTCACCATGAATTACCTGCATTTGAATTAGGTAATGACGCGGTGAAAGTTGAGGAAAATAGCATTCCGCAACAACCTTTCATTAATGAGAGTGATGTAACGGAAAGTGTTGATGTTGAAGATCCAATCGGTTTCATAGAGCAAGCTATAAAATTAGCTGAAAACGGTACTGATTGGGCGACTGAGCTACCAATTGACAATAAAGAAAGTGTTGAAATTGAGCGTACTAGTGAGCCACAAAGCTTTAATGTTGCTGTAGAATCAGAAAAGTTACCTGAATTAAATGAGTCGTCTGTTGTTGAGCCACAAAGCTTTAAACAGGCAGCCATTGAACCGCAGGGCTTTGATACGCTTGTAGAGCCACAAGGTTTTGAGCAACCACCAGTAGTCGAGCCACAAGGTTTCGATTTAGGTAATGCGAACGTAGAGCCACAAGCATTTGAACAGGCAACTGTTGAACCGCAAGGCTTTGAGCAACCACCAGTAGTTGAGCCACAAGGTTTTGACTTAGGTACTGCAAACGTTGAACCGCAAAGCTTTACTACAATTGTAGAGCCACAAGCATTCGAACAAGCACCAGTAGTAGAGCAAGCTCCTGTACAAGAACATTCAATTTCTAACGTACCGACACCACTTGAAAATCGTGGTATTGGCGTAAATCTTTCAGATAAAGAAACTTTAGCTTTAAACACGATCTTAACAGCGAAAGCAGGACTGTTAAATGAGTTTGAACAAATAAAGCCAACGTTTGTTGCTGAATTACAAAATAAAAATTTAGCAACGAAACGTATCTTTAATGAATTTAGTGTAAAAGCAATAAATGACGATTGCCTGGTTATTGTTCATGAGAACAAGATCCAAGTCGCGTTGATTAACAAGCTAATTCACGAAAAGAATATTAAAGAGGCTTTTGCTGATGTATACAAACCATTGAACTATGTAGCTTTAACACAAGCTGATTGGGAGACTGTTTTAGCAAAGTACGATGAAGTGACGAAATTATAA